The nucleotide sequence agataaataaatatttgtgacttttaaaTGTAACAAACTTAACAAaccatgtttatgttttttcagTGACAGcaataacaaataaaacaaagtttaacaccaataatataacatgattatataggaaaatttgtttaaggttATATTTAGAATAACAAAAAAGTGGGTCGGAAATCTCCCTGAAGTCTCTCATATTctctttttaacaaaaaattgatgtataaaaCAACTGGGTCTCTTTATAAATAGTGTGAAAGTTTAAGTGTATAATAAAAAGATTGGTGTTAGTCACACctcaaaaaaacaagttacacctaaatttatttaaaattttacaataatatcaaaattgtcatcttcatgtaaatttttaaaaactcatcttttatgatcattctgaactcttatcccctttcatccacaaatcaccatagatgtacaatctgaatcaacatctttgttattgatctgtactatattcataaaggttagtgaatttcatgaatttcatttttgatgagtttctatttgtttattgtttgttttggtatgagatatgtctgtcaatttgattttaattgagaggttagtgtaaattaagtttacgtgtatgtatataaaacgggttagtgtagtttacttatgtaggttaatgtaaattcaagtttacgtatgttcaatttaggttagtgtaaattcagtttacttacgttcaatctaagttaatgtaaattaagtttatttatgttcaatttaggttaatgtaaatttagtttacgtatgtatataagaggttagtgtaaattcaatttacgttcaatttaggttaatgtaaattaagtttacttatgtttaatctaggttaatgtaaattaagtttacttactttcaatctaggttaatgtaaattaagtttgtaaattcaatttacttaagttcaatctaggttaatgtaaattaagtttacttatgtttaaTCTAGGTTAacgtaaattcagtttacttaggTTCAATCtatgttaatgtaaattaagtttgtaaattcagtttacttacgttcaatctaggttaatgtaaattaagtttacttatgttttatgttaatgtaaatttagttaatttgaaatttttattttagttaaagggtatattagtcattctgggatgtaacttgttttttttttgggtgtgactagcaccagtctaaTAAATATTGACAAGGGTTTCTCTTATCAACATTATCAAAGGGTTATTCAGCGGAGGTAATCAATTTGACCTAACCTCGTAATTCTTGTATATGCATCTCtgatttttatgttattttctaccatagttgtttaatttttttttcttagattaAACCTTGTATTATTCAAAGAATTTCTTAATACACAAGATACAATGAATCCATCTATATATACCTTTGCAATTGTATCATAGTTGATTCGTCCTTGTAAATTGAAGATTCAAATCAACCTTTCATAGGAACTGTGAACACTCAAATCAACCTTTCTTCCAATAGGTATCCCATCCATATTTACTTTGACAAACGCGGATTTCCTGAGGTGtctttttctttgatattaatGTCATTGCAACAAACACAAGTGTCTATACAATTACAATTAGGGTTTTTAGTTCCAGCTGTGCCATATTTTGCTAAACATTTACTTTGGCAATCACTGTTTTCACAAGAGAAAGCTTCATTATAAACGATTTTCTTATCATAGTTGTTTAAGGTTTATAAGTTTATTGAAAtacattccctaaaaaaaaaatattaaaatatgtatgcatgaatACTCACTGCTAATTTAGTGTGAACTGCGAGTGTTATGGTTATTTACACGTTTCTAGTTTTAGTCTTTTCCAAATTTGATTAACCATaagtataaattaatattaatcataCTTCTGTATAACTGTGCCTATGATTGTTTGGTTTTGAAGTGTCGGGACACTTCAATTGGATATCAAGAGTTATTCGATTCCGAGTTTTTGGGTTGATAGTAGACCTACTCATAGTtgtttatgatttatcaatttTCTGCCATATTGACCGCTGATTTAGTGTGAGTGTTATGGTTGTTACATGTTAGGTTTTGACGTAGTTGGAATTCCTTTTCTTATATAGTGATGTTAACCCATTTCAACCAATTAGTcttttatatcaaaatcaagAGAACCTTATAGTTCTTTTATAACACTAATATTTGCATGCTGGCAATCATTATGCAGTGGCTCAGTGAGAAATACATATGTGATGGAAGAAAACAATATATTGACAAATCTACCGGTCGATGTGTTGGAATTGATGATTCTGAACCGCTTGCCCCTTAAAGATTGGCTTGGATTAAGGGCAACCTGTCGTTCTTGTAGGAAAACAGTTTCTAATTTCATTGAAAACAAGCGTTGCTGTCATTTACCTGAACTGCCATTAGTTTTCCTGAAATCCAAAAAATCAAGGTTCCTTTATAGCTTGGGTACAAAAAGTGTACATCGCATTAGAACACCACAATTAGGGCGCAATAATAGATGTCTTGGCTCAGTTGAAGGCTGGTTGATTGTGGGTGACTTTTCCGAAAAGGGTTTTGCGaaatttttcttctcaaatccAGTGAGTGATGTTAGAATCACGATACCATCAAAGCTGCACTTGCCCTCTTCCGCCCAATGTGGTGGAATGTTACATGTGACCAAAATGGTGGCCTCTTCCAAACCAAATTGTGACGGTTCTGATTGTTATTTAGTCGGTCTTTTGAGTGATGATGGTCTTTTGAGTGATGATTGTCACATTgcaatttataaactttttgaTAAGTCGTGGATTATAGTTGAGCCAGATAAGGATTCAAGGACTTATTTTATGGATGTGGAAATTATTGGTACAAAATTGTATGTTAGTGACCGGTCCTCAGATTATGTATTCGTTTATGATCTCAAAGACTCCGTTAATGGACCTCCAAAGGCTAAAGTGTTGATTGAACTTCCAGAAATAATGGCACAAGAATCAAGTATAATTAGTAACCAGTGTAACATTTTTCTAGCTAAAGATGAAGTGTTAAGAGAGTTATACTTAATTTATATGTTCTGTAATGGAGAGGTTAAAGATCAACATGATGTCTTTGACCGTTTGAAAATATCCACATCATTTGTTAAGCCGCCTCAAATTAACAACTTTGAAGTCTTCAAGCTGGACACTGACAAGGATTCTATTGGATGGCAGAATGTGAAGCTGGAAGATATAGTGTCTTTTGTTAGTGTCTACAAGAGTATGGTTATGTCAAGGAATGTACTTAATTGCAATAAAGAGTTGAGGATTAGAGGGAATAGCATTTATTTTGCTGTTACTTTTCCATGTCCTATAAATCCATGGTCGGGTTTAGTGTTGGGGATGTTTTGTTTGACTAATAGCAGCATCAAATACTTTCCTGTGGAGACATCGAAGCATGGTGATGTCCCTTGTCCTTTATGGTTTGTACCAAGTTTATGGTAATTCCACTGTCTTGACACTTACATATGTTTTGATCCATTGCAAGCCAATGGTGTCTTACAGATTTTTATGTCAAGGCCAAGATGCTTTAAAATATTTACGCCTCAAAATGCAAGAACTTGGAGATTCATGTCCACATTTGgcataagttttttatttttattttattgaagtaTGGATTGCagccttttatttctttttttcttttccattttgtttaaagaactctatttattatttctttcttcaaagcATGCAGTGTTGATCCCATACAAAGGGATTTAGTCCAGGATTTTGGCTGTGTCCATATTGAAAGCATTGCTAAtagttctttcttttttgaatttaGTAGTTTCATATTCTTCTGATGTTTTTCTTACCAATAACTAGAAGATTGCAACTACCAGAGATTTGTTAAGGTGGTCCCCCAAGTTGAGATCAATTCAATCCTAGTATTTCTTACTAGACTGCAATACTTGTTTCGGGAAAAACATCACTAGTAAAATACAATACTCTAAGGTTAATATTAAAACAAGTTTTACCAAAGTAAACATGAATTGGTAAAAAATTACTCTGGTGACAGAATAACAGATAATTCAGCACAAGTTGCATCAATTTAGGTCCTAACAAAATTTCCCTTTGATAACATTTCTGTCACTGAACAAAGCCTCATAATCCCTAACATAAGACTAAAAATATGCACAAGATTTCCACTCTGAATGACCAAATAGAAACCAGTCAAGAACAACAAATTGATCTATGCTTGCTTGCttgcaaaagaagaaaacagGGTCTCAAATGctttaacatataaaaaaaggTAACTACAAGTCTACAACACCTAAGATTGATACCAGTAACTGCATATAACCACCTCAAATCTCGATTGAtgcattaatatttttcaaaacatattccAATTGTGAACTAGGCTGAGCTAGATAATCATGGTCATGTCTCCCAATCAGTTTTCggcttttttctttccattgtccCTGCCACCAGAATCATGCCCCCTTGTATTATTTTCGCTGTCTCTCGATGATGATGCATGTGGCTTCGGAATCTGAAGCCGATTCGTGAATATTATGTTGTCCTTTCCTTTCTTTGATCCCTTGACCCTTTCACCAGAACCACACCCCCTTGTATTATCTAACTGCAACACTAACATTCATATCACAAAATTAAGAGAACATATAACATTCGATTTAAGGCTTTTCCACTGATAATTAATCAATGCCATATAATATAACTTAGTGTTTAAAATTTAGTTACTCTAATGATGTGGCAAACATAACCTCCAAATTCAGGAAAATATTATGGCAAACATTATAGTATACCGAAATAAATTAGAGGTACTTACATTAGAACGGTCAGGTATCTGAGGAGGCTCCTCCTGAACAGCATCCATGTTTTCGGGGGTTGTATCATCAGCATTAGCAACACATGATGCTTTAAATTATTTACGCTTCAAAATGCAAGAACTTGGAGATTCATGTCCACATTtggcataagtttttttttatttctttttttattttccattttgtttAAAGgcctctattttttatttctttcttgaaAGCATGCAGTTTTGATCCCATATATACAAAGGGATTTAGTCGAGGTTTGGCTGTGTCTATATTGAAAGCATTGCTAATAGTTCTTTCTTTATGAATTTAGTAGTTTCACATTCTTCTGCTATTTTCTTTACCTTGAACTATGTGATATTTGATTTAGGTACCTTGAACTtgattcattttcttaatatataaaatttttacgagTGAAGTCTCATTCATGTgcttgagaaaaaaataaagatctaATTTGgtccttaaaaatataaattcaaccTTTTTCTCtagtaaaaataaattctacacttttaatttctaaaaaaagaaaaaaaaaacttgtttattTCAATCTCTATCCAAAAACAGTTGTTTTTTATGTTGATATAAGATTTTGATCCCTAAAAATGGATTTACAATTCATATTTATCattcttctttatttcttcGTCTATCTTCAAATACTTCGTTCAAAGTCTTATTGTACATATATAGAAAACCACCATAGGTTAAATACAAACAACATAGTATCATGGTTATTTACAAAAATGTTATTAAACATATGTTCTATTATATGTATCTTACAACAGAAACTCATTGATCTCCTGAGGCGTGGGAATTATGAATTGCACAATGCATCGCTATTATTACATTTTTCTGCAATTAAGGGAGACTAATCTAAAGCCTAATGACACCGGATACGACTGAAAGATATACTGAGGCGGGGttttatcaacatttttggGATGGTCTTGGAgggttttcttttcttcctttgCATGCTTTTGGCTCGAAATGGGTGCCTTCCCCTTCCAACTCAACATTACTAATATTGTCCTTGTTTCTAAAGGTCATCCAGAGACTATCAAGGATCTCCACCCAATCTCTCTCTGTAATGTCGCCTACAAAATTATTTCCAAAGTTTTGGCAAATCGTCTCCGACCTTTAATTGGAAAATTCATCTCTTCAGAACAAGCAGAGTTCGTACGCCTCACTCCATCACAGTCAAAGCTTTATCCGCGTTTAAAATCCTCAACTTTATGCGTGGTGAGCACAAAGGCAAGACTGTAGGTGAGGTAGCTCTGAAACTGGATGTTTCTAAGACTTTGATAGTGTCAAATGGAAATATTTGCAAGTTGTTATGAAAATGATGGAATTTTGGAATCATTAGATATcttggatgatgatgtgcaTCACCTCGGTTGACTACCATATTCTTTTCAACGGTTATTGAATTGATCCTATCACCCCAGCAAGAGGGCTTCGACAAGGTTGTCCTGTCTCTTATCTCCATATCATAAGCGTTGAAGGCCTTTCAACATTGATAAAGCACCATGAGTCAACGGGGAGATACAAGCTATCCGTGTTTGTCGTACAACCCCTCCCATTAATCACCTTCTCTTTGGGGACGACAGTTTCCTTTTTTGCAATGGAAACTTTAAAGAAATTTTACTTAACACAATGTAAATCATTGAATgagatttatatttttttatgaacagGAGGGGCATAAGCCACAAACTATGTCTTACGTTATTACATAACCATTTTTAGGTGATTATGGATTTTCTTATCGGCGCCAATTTTAACCTCAACTTGAGAACAATGCAATCCTTTGCTTTTTTTTACTGGACTGCAATACTTGTTAGGAGAAAAACATCACTAGTAAAATACAATATTCTAAGGTTAACAATAAAACAAGTTTTTCCAAAGTAAACATGAATTGGTAAAAAATTACATTGGTGACAGAATAACAGATAATTCAGCACAAGTTATATCAATTTACGTCCCaacaaaatttcctttttctaaCATCTCTATCATTGAATAAAGCCTCACAATCCCTTAACATAAGACTACAAAATTTTCAACCTGAATGGCTTAATATAGAAACCATTCAAGTAGAACAAATTGATATATGGCTtgcaaaagaaacaaacaaggtCTCAATGCCTTTAACATATAAAAGAAGACAACTATAACACTTCAGAATGATGCAAGTAAATACATATTACCTAGAATCTTGATTGAtgcattaatatttttcaaGACATTTTCCAGTTGTGAACTAGACTGAGCTTGATTATCCTGGCCATGTCTCCCAATCAGTTTTCggcttttttctttccattgtccCTGCCACCAGAATCATGCCCCCTTGTATTATTGCCGCTGCCTCTCGATGATGATGCCTGTGGCTTCGGAATCGGAAGCTGATTCGTGAATATTATGTTGTCCTTTCCTTTCTTTGATCCCTTGACCCTTTCACCAGAACCACACCCCCTTGTATTATCTAACTGCAACATTAACATTCATATCACAAAATTAAGAGAACATATAACATTTGATTTAAGGCTTTTCTACTGATAATTAATCAATGCCATATAATATAACTTGGTGTTTAAAATTTAGTTACTCTAATGATGTGGCAAACATAACCTCCAAATTCAGGAAAATATTATGGCAAACATTATAGTATACTGAAATAAATTAGAGGTACTTACATTAGAACGGTCAGGTATCTGAGGAGGCTCCTCCTGAACAGCCATGTTTTCCGGGGTTGTATTATCAGCATTAGCAAcacttgatgaatttgatgaagatGCCTCTTTCTGTGCAGTTGGAGTTTCCGAGACAATAGGTTGCTTTTGAAGATCATGACGGccctttagttttttttgtggttgtAGTTGCAGTTTTGGAAACTGAATGTCGTTCACCTCCAGAGACATTAACGGTTCAATCCTTTTCACTTCTGATTCATCCAATTTACCGTTGTCCGCAactaacaacaaaaaacaacacgTAATTCAAATATAACCCAAATAATCAGAAAATTGATGCTACATTATAGACTATagtatgaaattaaaatatattataaactatagtcttaaatataagcaaaagatCAATAATTACCGGGTGGGGCTACTGGTTTTAATTCATGTGATACTTGATGATGAGTAATGATATCAAGAGCATCCATGTTTTCCTTGTCCCTGCCACCAGAATCACGTTCCCTTGTATTAGTCCCCCCGCCTCTCCCTGTCGATGTTGGTGTAGTAGGCGTATCTGACTGCAACATTCATAACATATGGCATTTGATTAAAGGCTTTTCCACTGATAATTAATGAACCATATAACTTTCTATTTAAAACTTAGTTACCTCAATGATGCGGACCTTATTAATAgtttattcaattcaaatttgaataaaatcaCAAAACTTAAACTCTAAATTCAGGAAAATATCATGGCAAACATTAAATTAGAGGTACATAGAATAGACCTGTTAGATACCTGTGAAAACTCCTCTTGAACAGCCACAGGTTCTTCTATCTCAAGAGCATCCATGTTTTCATCAGCATTAGCAACAcctgatgaatttgatgaagatGCCTTTTCCTGTGCAGTTGGAGGTTCCGAGACAATAGGTTGATTTTGAAGATCATCACGGCCAGAGACATTCACCTCCAAAGACATTAACCGTTCAAACCTTTTCACCGCCGACTCATCCAAATTACCATTGTCCGTaactaacaacaaaaaataacacgtAATTCAAATTAAATCCAAAGAATCAAGAAATTGATGGTACATTATAAACTAtaggatgaaattaaaatatattataaactatAGTCTTCAATACAAGCAAAAGATCAATAATTACCAGGTGGTGGATGCTCGGAATAAAATCGAGGATCAATATCTTTGGATGTTATTGGGGCTACTGGTTTTAATTCATGTGGTACTTGATGATCATGAGTAATGATATGAAGAATATCACTCTTTATAAAATAACCTTCTTGGTATGGAGCAAGATACATGCTGTGAACAAACTTGCGACATTCCACGGTATCTTTGATTTTCACAAATCCTGATACAACTAAAAGCACACCATTAGGGTTTTCTTCACATTCAAGAGTATGTATTGCTGTGGTTTCTATAGTAACGGAAAGTCTCGATATAAGTTCCCGAATTTGGCCGATTCCGGTGGCTGATTCAGCAGGTACTTCGTCGATTACAAGAATCATGGTGCTGTGTTCGGAGTAGAAGTCATGCATTTTGTTAGCATCATCACTGCAAAGAAGTCCATAGTATTGTGAAGCAAAGGATTCACCCAACTGCGTGACACACAGAAATTATCACATTAATATCATTACATTATCATTAatcaagaaataaaaagaaatgaaaatgaagaatgaatgaatacttgaggaagaggaggaggaggcaTGCCAGCCATTTTTGAGTTAATTGCAGCTGCAAGCTAGCGTATCTTGCAAGAAAGAGGATGGATCAATGTGTCTTTGCgcagaagagagagagagagagagagagagagagagagagagaaatattcAAGAAAATGGAGAATTTAGTTTTGTTGGAAAGTTAGGAAGAAGAGTATAATAAAGAGGATATGGTTGTGGAGATTAACAAAGAAAGCACCTTCAAAATATTGAAGAGAATAGAATTTGTGACGGTTAGTTTTGGCGGGGCTTTCCTTTTCCTTCCTTTAACCGTTTCTTGCAACTTACAAGTACTAACTAATCATGTGATATATTTGATTTAGGTACCTTGGACTTAttgatcattttcttaatatatatggTAATATTTTTATGAGTGAAGTCCCATTCATTTgcttgagaaagaaaaaaaaacaaagatctAATTTGgtccttaaaaatataaattcaaccTTTTTCTTTAGTAATAATAAATTCaacttttaatttctaaaaaaaaaaaaaaacttgtttattttaattcttgGCTTAATCTCTatccaaaaacagttttttGTGTTGATATCTACATTTTAAGAGACAATATGGTCtctttcaataataaaaaattcacgGGGATATTTTGATCCCTAAAATTGGATTTACAATTCATATTTatctttcttctttattctttggTCTTTCTTTAAATACTTTGTTCAATTGTACATAGAAAACCACCATAGGTTAAATACAAACAACATAGTATAatgattattactttttttttgcaattaagGGAGACTAATCTAAAGCCTAAATGACACCGGATACAACTGAAAGATATACTGAGGCGGGGttttatcaacatttttggGATGATCTTGGAgggtttgttttttcttcctctGCATGCTTTTGGCTTGAAACGGGTGCCTTCCCCTTCCAACTCAACAATACTAATATTGTCCTTGTTTCTAAAGGTCATCCAGAGACTATCAAGGATCTCCACCCAATCTCTCTTTGTAATGTCGCCTACAAAATTATTTCCAAAGTTTTGGCAAATCGTCTCCGACCTTTAATTGGAAAATTCATCTCTTCAGAACAAGCAGCATTCGTACCCCTCGCTCCATCGCAGACAAAGTTTTATCCACGTTTGAAATCCTCCACTTTATGCATGGCAAGCACAAAGGCAAGACTGCAGGTGAGGTAGCTTTGAAAGTGGATGTTTCTAAGGCTTTTAATAGTGTCAAGTGGAAATATTAGCAAGTTGTTATGAAAAAGATGGGATTTTGTGATCGTTAGATATCATGGATGATGATGTGCATCACCTCGGTTGACTACCATATTCTTTTCAACGGTTGTTGAATTGATCCTATCATCCCGGCAAGAGGACTTCGACAAGGTTGCCCTCTCTCTTATCTCCATATCATATGCGTTGAAGGCCTTTCAACATTGATAAAGTAAAGCACCATGAGTCAACGGGGAGATACATGCCATCCGTGTTTGTCATACAATCCCTCCCATCAGTCACCTCCTGTTTGGGGATGACAGATTCCTTTTTTGCAATGGAAACTTAAAGAAATTTTACTTAACACAGTCTAAATCAttaaatgattttatatttttttatgaacagGAGGAGCATAAGCCACAAACTATTTTATACGCATTTTTAGGTGATTATGGATTTCCTTATCGGCGCCAATTTTAACCCCAACTTGAGACCAATGCaatcctttgtttttttttttactggacTGAAATACTTGTTAGGAGAAAAACATcactagtaaaataaaatattctaaggttaatatTAAAACAAGTTTTACCAAAGTAAACATGAATTGGTAAAAGAAAATACTTTGGTGACAGAA is from Medicago truncatula cultivar Jemalong A17 chromosome 1, MtrunA17r5.0-ANR, whole genome shotgun sequence and encodes:
- the LOC25484207 gene encoding uncharacterized protein yields the protein MAGMPPPPLPQLGESFASQYYGLLCSDDANKMHDFYSEHSTMILVIDEVPAESATGIGQIRELISRLSVTIETTAIHTLECEENPNGVLLVVSGFVKIKDTVECRKFVHSMYLAPYQEGYFIKSDILHIITHDHQVPHELKPVAPITSKDIDPRFYSEHPPPVTDNGNLDESAVKRFERLMSLEVNVSGRDDLQNQPIVSEPPTAQEKASSSNSSGVANADENMDALEIEEPVAVQEEFSQSDTPTTPTSTGRGGGTNTRERDSGGRDKENMDALDIITHHQVSHELKPVAPPVADNGKLDESEVKRIEPLMSLEVNDIQFPKLQLQPQKKLKGRHDLQKQPIVSETPTAQKEASSSNSSSVANADNTTPENMAVQEEPPQIPDRSNLDNTRGCGSGERVKGSKKGKDNIIFTNQLPIPKPQASSSRGSGNNTRGHDSGGRDNGKKKAEN